A DNA window from Alphaproteobacteria bacterium contains the following coding sequences:
- the pyk gene encoding pyruvate kinase has translation MKKNRFTKIVATLGPASQSPEMIEALFDKGVTIFRLNFSHGTHENHAIVYETIRQIEDKKNHPICIIADLQGPKLRITSFAAKKIHLTVGQAFRLDLNPDPGDETRVCLPHPEIFEVLETGAKLLLDDGKVQLEVKKHGADFADCIVLAGKTLSDRKGVNVPGLILPISPLTEKDQNDLAFALDLGVDFIALSFVQRPQDIAEARRLIAGRASLIVKLEKPSAIDYLDELIDLSDALMVARGDLGVELPAEDVPTLQKRIIHKSRMAGKPVIVATQMLESMISSPTPTRAEASDVATAVYDGADAVMLSAETASGEFPLEAVSYMDRITRRVEEDEEYQQQIQMRTLESDHNLADAITTAAIDVAQKIEAAALVTYTTSGFTTLRAARERPHVQILSMTSNLKTARRLCLCYAVYPVICKDIKEFIEITELSSEVAVRHDLAHKGQRLVITAGIPFGTPGNTNVLRVSWV, from the coding sequence CCAGCTAGTCAAAGTCCTGAGATGATCGAAGCCTTATTTGACAAAGGCGTTACCATCTTTCGCCTTAATTTTAGCCACGGCACTCATGAAAATCACGCAATTGTCTATGAAACAATTCGTCAGATTGAAGATAAAAAAAATCATCCCATCTGTATCATTGCTGATCTGCAAGGACCTAAATTACGCATCACCTCCTTCGCAGCTAAAAAAATACACTTAACCGTTGGTCAAGCTTTCAGGCTCGATCTTAATCCTGATCCCGGAGATGAAACGCGCGTGTGCCTGCCTCATCCTGAAATATTTGAAGTTCTCGAAACAGGGGCAAAACTTCTTCTTGATGATGGCAAAGTGCAGCTCGAAGTCAAAAAACATGGCGCTGATTTTGCAGACTGCATTGTTCTTGCTGGCAAAACACTCTCTGACCGCAAGGGAGTCAATGTCCCAGGCCTTATTTTACCGATCTCACCTCTCACTGAAAAAGATCAAAACGATCTTGCTTTTGCTCTTGATCTTGGTGTTGACTTCATTGCTCTTTCCTTTGTACAGCGACCGCAAGATATTGCGGAAGCACGCAGACTCATTGCGGGCAGAGCCTCTCTCATTGTGAAACTCGAAAAACCCTCTGCGATTGATTATCTTGATGAATTGATTGATCTATCCGATGCTCTCATGGTTGCGCGGGGCGATCTTGGCGTTGAACTCCCTGCCGAAGATGTTCCCACTCTCCAAAAAAGAATCATCCACAAAAGCCGCATGGCTGGAAAGCCAGTGATTGTGGCAACGCAAATGCTGGAATCCATGATTTCATCACCAACTCCAACACGTGCAGAAGCATCTGATGTTGCAACAGCTGTTTACGATGGTGCTGATGCTGTTATGCTTTCTGCGGAAACCGCCTCTGGTGAATTCCCACTTGAAGCTGTGTCTTACATGGATCGCATTACACGCCGCGTTGAAGAGGATGAAGAATATCAGCAACAGATTCAGATGCGCACCCTTGAATCTGATCACAATCTTGCTGATGCGATTACAACAGCCGCAATCGATGTTGCTCAAAAGATTGAAGCCGCAGCCCTTGTCACCTACACAACATCAGGCTTTACAACCCTGCGTGCAGCCAGAGAGCGTCCTCATGTTCAAATCTTATCCATGACATCTAATTTAAAAACAGCCCGGCGCCTTTGCCTTTGCTATGCCGTCTATCCTGTGATTTGTAAAGACATCAAAGAGTTCATCGAAATTACAGAACTCTCATCAGAGGTTGCAGTGAGGCATGATCTTGCACACAAAGGTCAGCGATTGGTAATCACTGCTGGCATCCCTTTTGGCACGCCCGGCAATACAAATGTGCTGAGAGTTTCCTGGGTTTGA
- the msrA gene encoding peptide-methionine (S)-S-oxide reductase MsrA, protein MDHNEEKAILAGGCFWGMQDLIRKIPGVIRTRVGYSGGDIPYATYRDHGTHAEAIEVIFDPDILSYRGLLEYFFQIHDPTTLNRQGNDLGTSYRSAIYYTSDEQRYTAEDTISDVNASSLWPGRVVTEVEPAGDFWEAEPEHQDYLEKYPEGYTCHFPRTGWVLRKR, encoded by the coding sequence ATGGATCATAATGAAGAAAAAGCCATCTTGGCTGGAGGATGCTTCTGGGGTATGCAAGATTTGATTCGCAAAATCCCAGGCGTTATTCGGACACGCGTTGGCTATAGTGGCGGTGATATTCCCTATGCAACATACCGCGATCATGGTACACATGCAGAAGCAATCGAAGTTATATTTGATCCAGACATTTTGAGTTACAGGGGATTGTTAGAATATTTCTTTCAGATCCATGATCCAACAACGCTCAATCGTCAAGGGAATGACCTTGGCACCTCTTATCGCTCTGCAATCTATTACACATCAGATGAGCAAAGATATACAGCTGAAGATACAATTTCTGATGTGAATGCATCGAGTCTTTGGCCAGGCCGCGTGGTGACAGAAGTTGAACCAGCTGGTGATTTCTGGGAGGCTGAACCTGAGCACCAAGACTACTTGGAGAAATACCCTGAAGGGTATACGTGCCATTTTCCAAGGACTGGTTGGGTGTTGCGGAAAAGGTGA
- a CDS encoding outer membrane protein assembly factor BamE: MYRQSQKFFTLFSVAVMSFALQGCFERYQTHGHKVDPDRLTEVQIGQSNMAEVRDILGPPTNSGSFDRQSMYYIFQFTEHKAFLNPKVLERQIVRVDFDDNEIVKDIKIVDEQQGKHLELVERETPTSGKNLNVFQQMLGNVGKFRKDK, translated from the coding sequence ATGTATCGTCAGTCTCAAAAGTTTTTTACCCTCTTTTCAGTCGCTGTGATGAGTTTTGCCTTGCAAGGTTGTTTTGAAAGGTATCAGACCCACGGACATAAGGTTGATCCTGATCGCTTAACTGAAGTTCAAATCGGACAAAGCAATATGGCTGAGGTGCGCGATATCCTAGGTCCGCCAACCAATAGCGGTAGCTTTGATCGACAATCAATGTACTACATTTTTCAATTCACAGAACATAAAGCCTTCCTCAATCCAAAAGTGCTCGAAAGACAAATTGTCAGAGTCGATTTTGATGATAATGAAATCGTCAAAGATATAAAAATTGTTGATGAACAGCAAGGCAAACATTTAGAGCTTGTTGAGCGCGAAACGCCAACCTCAGGTAAAAATCTCAACGTATTCCAGCAGATGCTTGGGAATGTGGGCAAATTCCGCAAAGACAAATAA
- a CDS encoding glycosyltransferase codes for MALIDEENPQNAETTPKMKFGERLVEAGLITKKQLKDALKLQAQTGSQIGDILLFNENLRPLEYYQQLALQYNLRFVNFTTDEIDINILNMVEREDYFTSLTIPFQKRAGHIVVATANPSPINFDRIRQKWGPKTEIVITSKFDILWAVSKIFGKDYINDSVNGLLTQYREYSAKQTFTRIQGTLISVSLVMMVVYCYFFPFQGLFYINFAVNLYIFIALVFRLFLAVTGLFIKQNNIVPTRMATDDELPIYSIMVAIYKENETTLSNLVKNLDKLDYPKEKLDIKIVLEEDDLETIEIFKKLRIASYYEIIVVPPGGPKTKPKACNYALKFVRGEYVTVFDAEDDPDPNQLRYVYSVYKEADERGETDIACYQCRLNFYNSKENFFTKMFTLEYSYWYELIMPALDLYNMPIPLGGTSNHFKTKFLHEMLAWDPYNMTEDADLGLRISQLGYRTKMLPPHTLEEAPVEFINWIKQRTRWNKGHMQTLLVHNRHPFKLIKKIGLKNYLSFNFLIMGGIAMSLSYITYSIIMLLSYLFDTKLEHAVFTEFMRLFGEVNLIMGTVVVVIMIFIASLKAKLYDLSHYSFASPFYWLFIGMACYRALFQLIFQPFKWEKTQHGVSKKFAEEQKEPTK; via the coding sequence ATGGCATTAATAGACGAAGAGAATCCTCAAAATGCTGAAACCACTCCAAAAATGAAATTTGGAGAAAGGCTTGTTGAAGCTGGCCTCATCACAAAAAAACAACTCAAAGATGCGCTTAAACTGCAGGCCCAAACGGGCTCACAAATTGGAGACATTCTCCTCTTTAATGAAAATCTGCGTCCGCTTGAATATTACCAGCAGCTCGCTCTGCAATACAATCTGAGGTTCGTTAATTTCACCACCGATGAAATTGATATCAATATTTTAAATATGGTTGAACGTGAAGATTATTTCACCTCCCTCACAATACCTTTTCAAAAACGCGCAGGCCATATCGTTGTTGCAACAGCCAATCCCTCACCTATAAACTTTGATCGTATCCGTCAAAAATGGGGCCCAAAGACTGAGATTGTGATTACATCAAAATTCGACATCCTATGGGCAGTCTCAAAAATCTTTGGTAAAGACTATATCAACGATAGCGTCAATGGGCTTTTAACGCAGTATCGTGAATATTCCGCCAAACAAACCTTTACCCGCATTCAGGGAACACTCATTAGCGTTTCTTTGGTTATGATGGTTGTCTATTGCTACTTTTTCCCGTTTCAAGGTCTTTTTTATATCAATTTTGCAGTCAATCTTTATATCTTCATTGCCCTTGTCTTTCGGCTCTTTTTAGCAGTGACTGGCCTTTTTATAAAGCAGAACAATATCGTCCCAACCCGAATGGCAACGGATGATGAGCTGCCCATCTATTCGATTATGGTTGCGATCTATAAAGAAAATGAGACAACCCTTTCAAATCTGGTTAAAAACCTTGACAAACTCGATTACCCCAAAGAAAAACTCGACATCAAAATTGTGCTTGAAGAAGATGATCTTGAAACAATTGAAATCTTCAAAAAGCTCCGCATTGCGTCTTACTACGAAATTATTGTCGTGCCTCCTGGCGGCCCAAAGACAAAACCAAAAGCTTGCAATTATGCCTTGAAATTCGTGAGAGGCGAGTATGTCACTGTTTTTGATGCTGAGGATGATCCTGATCCAAATCAACTCCGCTATGTCTATTCTGTGTACAAAGAAGCAGATGAACGAGGTGAAACAGATATCGCCTGCTATCAATGCCGGCTCAATTTTTATAATTCTAAAGAGAACTTTTTCACAAAAATGTTCACGCTTGAATATTCATATTGGTATGAACTCATCATGCCTGCTCTCGATTTGTACAATATGCCAATCCCTTTAGGCGGCACAAGCAATCACTTTAAAACAAAGTTTCTTCATGAAATGCTCGCCTGGGATCCGTACAATATGACCGAAGATGCTGATCTTGGCCTTCGTATTTCACAATTGGGTTACAGAACAAAGATGCTTCCGCCTCATACGCTAGAAGAAGCCCCTGTTGAATTTATCAATTGGATCAAGCAACGTACCAGATGGAACAAAGGCCATATGCAAACACTTCTGGTACACAATCGCCACCCTTTCAAACTGATCAAAAAGATTGGCCTTAAAAACTACTTGAGTTTCAATTTTCTGATTATGGGCGGCATTGCCATGAGCCTCAGTTACATCACCTACTCCATCATCATGCTTCTCAGTTATCTTTTTGACACAAAACTAGAGCATGCTGTTTTCACTGAATTCATGAGACTCTTTGGTGAAGTGAACCTCATCATGGGTACCGTTGTTGTTGTCATCATGATCTTCATCGCCTCGCTCAAAGCAAAACTCTATGACCTAAGTCATTACTCTTTTGCCTCTCCTTTCTATTGGTTATTCATTGGCATGGCTTGCTATCGCGCTCTCTTCCAACTCATTTTCCAGCCTTTCAAATGGGAAAAAACACAGCATGGCGTTTCCAAAAAATTTGCTGAAGAGCAAAAAGAACCCACAAAATAA
- a CDS encoding ubiquinol-cytochrome C chaperone yields the protein MFLFKKQKQQPYSKEDMFVFYSKLVAQARQPAFYTDLHIPDTIDGRFEMILLHVFMIIHLFKGKSETDDQFCQDLFDTFFADMDRNFREMGVGDLSVGKKVKKMAESFYGRAFAYDDALAKPNAAATADLTQAILKNIYNLNDQHQMVANRLALYTQNQIKLLQTDSFRSLMNKNPLYPLNFLENLN from the coding sequence ATGTTCCTTTTTAAAAAACAAAAACAACAACCCTATTCAAAAGAAGATATGTTTGTCTTTTACAGCAAGCTCGTTGCGCAAGCACGTCAGCCTGCATTCTACACAGACCTTCATATCCCTGATACAATCGATGGCCGTTTCGAAATGATTCTGCTGCATGTTTTTATGATCATCCATCTCTTTAAAGGAAAATCAGAAACTGATGATCAATTCTGTCAAGACCTATTCGACACATTCTTCGCCGATATGGATCGCAATTTCAGAGAAATGGGCGTTGGTGATCTTTCTGTTGGTAAAAAAGTTAAAAAAATGGCTGAATCTTTCTATGGCCGAGCCTTTGCTTATGATGATGCTCTCGCAAAACCAAACGCAGCTGCAACAGCTGATCTCACACAAGCCATTCTCAAAAACATTTACAACTTAAATGATCAACATCAAATGGTTGCAAACAGGCTTGCTCTCTACACCCAGAATCAAATCAAACTCCTGCAAACAGACTCTTTTAGATCTCTTATGAATAAAAACCCCCTCTATCCATTGAATTTCCTTGAAAATTTAAACTGA